One genomic segment of Flagellimonas marinaquae includes these proteins:
- a CDS encoding RagB/SusD family nutrient uptake outer membrane protein: MKQFKNYRIYFAALILIMGCESALEEEVKTFYTEDTFYQTEQDAKLAINGIYGHLGATFDETLNSKGLYFANYWTANALLSDEGETSFNRGDGYNQLSAMAHTPENTIALEIWSNLYLGINAANMAIINIPDIEMNEETKDDLLGEAYFLRGLLYFELVRFFGEVPLQLEPQTVFTSSAFLGRASVSEVYSQIFADLTIAEERLPEEQTGMDNGRPTNWSAKAYLAKAALQQGENLQLAKTKLEDIMLSGRFGLWEDYADVFKIENNNGKEVLFAISFLEGTDLFTTLWEGGHLVFRTLPGGVYDGRPNGGGLEIPTMALYDSFDDEDRRKEVTFMSEDVINGELVEFSSPHIVKYWDRVAEPLVNNTANDLQLIRYADILLMYAEVLNEQNSGSTPDALDAVNQVRRRARFADGVERDVLPDLSAMGYEAFKEAILEERKKELTWEGHRWFDLVRFGKLEEKVSEAKPEVPVSTRHYLLPIPQRERDINQNLSQNPGY, translated from the coding sequence ATGAAACAATTCAAAAATTATAGAATTTACTTCGCTGCCCTGATTTTGATCATGGGTTGTGAAAGTGCCTTGGAAGAAGAAGTGAAGACCTTTTATACCGAAGATACATTTTACCAAACAGAACAAGATGCCAAATTGGCCATAAACGGTATATATGGACATTTGGGGGCCACTTTCGATGAAACATTGAACTCTAAAGGGCTCTATTTTGCAAATTATTGGACTGCCAATGCCCTTTTATCGGATGAGGGGGAGACAAGTTTTAATAGAGGAGATGGCTACAATCAACTTTCGGCAATGGCACATACACCGGAGAACACCATAGCACTGGAGATTTGGTCCAATCTTTATTTAGGTATAAATGCAGCCAATATGGCCATTATCAATATCCCGGATATAGAAATGAACGAGGAAACCAAAGACGATTTATTGGGCGAAGCCTATTTTTTGCGAGGGCTTCTTTATTTTGAATTGGTGCGCTTTTTCGGAGAAGTACCATTACAGTTGGAACCCCAGACTGTTTTTACGTCCAGTGCATTTTTGGGCAGGGCATCAGTATCTGAAGTCTATTCACAGATTTTTGCAGACTTAACCATTGCAGAAGAACGTCTTCCAGAAGAACAAACAGGAATGGACAATGGTAGGCCCACTAATTGGTCTGCAAAAGCCTATTTGGCCAAGGCAGCGCTTCAACAAGGGGAAAACCTTCAGCTTGCCAAGACCAAACTGGAAGATATTATGTTAAGTGGACGGTTCGGTCTTTGGGAAGATTATGCAGATGTGTTCAAGATAGAGAACAACAACGGAAAAGAGGTTCTGTTTGCAATAAGTTTTTTAGAGGGAACGGATTTGTTCACGACGCTTTGGGAAGGTGGGCATTTGGTATTTAGGACCCTTCCCGGAGGTGTGTACGATGGAAGACCCAATGGAGGAGGGCTCGAAATACCCACTATGGCCCTCTACGATTCTTTCGATGATGAGGATAGGAGAAAAGAAGTCACTTTTATGTCCGAAGATGTTATCAACGGAGAATTGGTGGAGTTTAGTTCCCCGCACATTGTAAAGTACTGGGATAGAGTGGCAGAACCCTTGGTAAATAATACGGCCAATGACCTGCAACTTATTCGGTATGCAGATATACTCTTAATGTACGCCGAGGTATTGAACGAGCAGAATAGCGGCAGCACTCCCGATGCCTTGGATGCTGTTAACCAAGTGAGAAGAAGAGCTAGGTTTGCGGACGGGGTAGAAAGAGATGTACTTCCCGATCTATCGGCAATGGGTTATGAGGCCTTTAAGGAAGCTATATTGGAAGAACGAAAAAAGGAGTTGACATGGGAAGGTCACCGATGGTTCGATTTGGTTCGGTTTGGCAAGTTGGAAGAAAAGGTCTCCGAAGCAAAGCCCGAAGTTCCTGTATCAACACGACATTACTTATTGCCTATTCCACAGCGGGAAAGGGATATTAACCAAAATTTGTCACAGAATCCAGGTTACTAA
- a CDS encoding GH92 family glycosyl hydrolase, which yields MNKTFYQGLKAVFVIFLALTSSRLDASENIADEAKLKVSSQLHGSEASNLTDGVIRMHGIGEWASKGERKAWGANLLPWLQMEWESARNINAIVIYDRPGLDEHTAGGVLKFSDGSIIRVNTIPNNGDAKRIEFPVKTVEWVRFEVTDGEGLNLGLSEIEVFASPTDSENPLFWVNPFIESAKGRYFFFTPGAHPMGMVAAAPVTRNKNQYGGGYNYNSTEVLGFEQIHGWCLSGIQIMPTLGNIDPTLGDQGWKSSFSHDDEIAMPGYQRLYLKEHHVWTELTSTKRTTLYRFKYTKADKASILTNLGGYLGNSTMINADVRKVNQNELEGSFESAGRFWGGPEKVKVFFVIQFDKSFKSLDGWKDKENLNNVSSVKGSDTMTRRDSVVFAGITQSYWDAPTTGVTANYDVEAGEEVQMKIAISYTSVENARKNLQTEAPHWEFDRYKEDAFKIWEEKLDRIAVKGGTEQQREKFYTDLWHILLGRRILNDVSGDYPDYTQGERQGNFTKADLKVRTLPRDKDGKAKFNMYNFDALWLTQWNLNIVWGLAWPEILDDFSASLVQYADNGGLLPRGAIAGGYSYIMTGNPATNMLVSTYMKDLMTKTNPKHAFKVMKNNHMPGGMMSDSVEDLEFYIENGYCPGNAGKTLEWSFQDWSLSQMAKKMGRTKDQAYFSKRAEGWTKLFHSDSKLLLPKDKSGNWVHTDLLSGQGWVESNAWQGTWSVSHGISKLSQLMGGNDALADKLNFAFEQAAPEDFVFGYSDGYVSYANQPGCSNAHVFNHVQKPWLTQYWVRRVNEQAYGATTVDQGYGGHDEDQGQMSGVSALMSMGLFSLTGNNSITPTYEITSPIFDEITIKLNPTYYEGEEFTIKTLDNSKENTYIQGATLNNRPLQKYWFTHDVFQKGGELILQLGPEPNTNWGIE from the coding sequence ATGAACAAAACGTTTTATCAAGGGTTAAAAGCAGTATTTGTAATTTTCCTTGCCCTGACAAGTTCAAGGTTGGATGCATCGGAGAACATTGCAGATGAAGCTAAACTAAAAGTTTCCTCACAATTGCATGGAAGTGAAGCTTCCAATTTAACAGATGGTGTCATTAGGATGCACGGTATTGGCGAATGGGCCAGTAAAGGTGAGCGAAAGGCATGGGGAGCTAATCTGTTGCCGTGGCTTCAAATGGAGTGGGAAAGTGCTCGAAACATAAATGCCATAGTTATTTATGATCGGCCCGGACTTGACGAACATACGGCAGGCGGTGTCCTAAAATTTAGTGATGGGTCCATTATCCGTGTAAACACCATCCCGAACAATGGAGATGCCAAAAGAATTGAATTTCCTGTTAAAACTGTTGAATGGGTACGTTTTGAGGTAACCGATGGAGAAGGGCTTAACCTGGGACTTTCCGAAATAGAGGTGTTCGCATCACCAACAGATAGCGAAAACCCTTTGTTTTGGGTAAACCCGTTTATAGAATCTGCCAAGGGACGTTATTTTTTCTTCACGCCCGGGGCACACCCAATGGGAATGGTAGCTGCAGCACCTGTAACTCGAAATAAAAATCAATATGGGGGAGGATACAACTATAATTCCACAGAGGTGTTGGGGTTCGAACAGATTCATGGTTGGTGTCTTTCCGGAATACAGATTATGCCCACACTTGGTAATATAGACCCTACTTTGGGAGATCAAGGTTGGAAGTCGAGTTTTAGTCATGATGATGAAATAGCCATGCCCGGATATCAACGCCTATATCTTAAAGAGCACCATGTGTGGACAGAGCTTACCAGTACCAAACGTACTACCCTGTATCGATTTAAATACACAAAAGCGGACAAGGCCAGTATCTTGACCAATTTAGGAGGATATTTAGGGAACTCTACCATGATCAATGCAGATGTTCGCAAGGTCAATCAAAATGAGTTGGAAGGTTCTTTTGAGTCCGCAGGTAGATTTTGGGGCGGTCCGGAAAAGGTAAAAGTGTTTTTTGTAATTCAATTTGATAAATCCTTTAAATCCTTGGATGGTTGGAAGGACAAAGAGAACCTTAACAATGTAAGCTCCGTAAAAGGCTCCGATACCATGACCCGGAGGGATTCCGTCGTTTTTGCAGGTATTACCCAGAGTTATTGGGATGCGCCGACTACGGGAGTTACTGCCAATTATGATGTGGAGGCAGGGGAAGAGGTCCAAATGAAAATTGCCATTTCATATACCTCCGTGGAAAATGCCCGTAAAAATCTTCAAACCGAAGCTCCACATTGGGAATTTGACCGTTACAAAGAAGATGCCTTCAAAATATGGGAAGAAAAACTGGATAGAATTGCGGTGAAGGGAGGAACCGAGCAGCAACGTGAAAAATTTTATACCGACTTATGGCATATACTTTTGGGAAGAAGGATCCTTAATGATGTTAGTGGTGATTATCCCGATTATACCCAGGGAGAACGCCAAGGTAACTTTACCAAGGCCGATTTAAAAGTTAGAACACTGCCGAGAGACAAGGATGGCAAGGCAAAGTTCAACATGTATAATTTTGATGCCTTATGGCTTACCCAATGGAACCTGAACATTGTTTGGGGATTGGCATGGCCCGAAATTTTGGATGATTTTTCGGCCTCCTTGGTCCAATATGCGGATAATGGAGGGTTGCTACCTAGAGGCGCCATAGCAGGCGGATATTCGTATATAATGACAGGAAACCCAGCAACAAATATGCTGGTGAGCACCTACATGAAAGATTTGATGACCAAAACAAATCCAAAACACGCATTTAAGGTCATGAAAAACAATCATATGCCTGGAGGTATGATGAGCGACTCTGTGGAAGACCTTGAATTTTACATAGAAAATGGGTATTGCCCAGGTAATGCTGGCAAAACATTGGAGTGGTCTTTTCAAGATTGGTCACTTTCCCAGATGGCAAAAAAAATGGGCAGGACAAAAGACCAAGCTTATTTCTCCAAGAGAGCGGAAGGATGGACCAAATTGTTTCATTCTGACTCAAAATTATTATTGCCCAAGGATAAGTCGGGTAATTGGGTGCACACGGATTTATTATCTGGTCAAGGTTGGGTAGAGTCCAACGCATGGCAGGGAACCTGGTCGGTCTCCCATGGCATATCCAAATTGTCCCAGCTTATGGGAGGGAACGATGCCCTTGCCGACAAGCTCAACTTTGCCTTTGAGCAAGCCGCTCCCGAAGATTTTGTATTCGGGTATTCCGATGGTTATGTTAGTTATGCCAATCAACCAGGTTGTTCCAATGCACACGTTTTCAACCATGTTCAAAAACCGTGGCTCACACAATATTGGGTGAGAAGGGTAAATGAGCAGGCTTACGGGGCAACAACTGTAGATCAAGGGTACGGAGGTCATGATGAGGACCAAGGTCAAATGAGTGGCGTAAGTGCTTTGATGTCCATGGGGCTTTTTAGCTTAACTGGGAACAATTCAATCACACCGACCTACGAAATTACGAGTCCCATCTTTGATGAGATAACCATAAAACTTAATCCAACGTACTACGAAGGAGAGGAGTTTACCATCAAAACTTTGGACAACAGTAAAGAGAACACCTATATCCAAGGGGCGACATTGAATAATAGGCCGCTCCAAAAGTATTGGTTCACGCACGATGTATTTCAAAAAGGGGGAGAGCTTATTCTACAGCTAGGGCCCGAACCAAATACCAATTGGGGTATTGAATAG
- a CDS encoding VCBS repeat-containing protein has protein sequence MKKRKVIFGIWSFPLLILMVSCQKTVDQGEYLFEPVAAEASGIHFSNDLPLDDDLNILNYIYYFNGGGVAVGDIDNDGWDDLFFTGNQVSNQLYLNQGGLKFKDITKESGLASKGWSSGVSMVDINTDGWLDIYVCRSGHLDPDQRKNLLYINQKDGTFVEMSQEYGLADPAYSTQAAFFDYDLDGDLDMYLLNHMHQMTGMNNPVPRKLNGESESTDKLYRNDGVGSLGHPTFTEVSQEAGIIVEGFGLGVGISDLNHDGYPDIYVSNDFISNDILYINQADGTFLDRTKAYLSHQSHNGMGNDIADINNDGLTDILVLDMLPSDNRRRKLMLNKPNYNLFEFSKSLGYQPQYMRNTFQLNNGKHAPFSEVGQLMGISSTDWSWGGLMADYNGDGLKDMFITTGYLKDMTDLDFIVYRRKQFKFRTREEADSIYLASINKLPEVPLQNYFYKNNGSLNFEDTSLKWAPGSLGFSNGAVYADLDNDGDLDIVTNNINGKASLLKNNSLQQEDGKRTGLKLNFEGPQTNPNGIGAKVWAYADGSVQFLENYTTRGFQSSVAPSLYFAFQEHKRKDSLVVVWPDGKRKSYGNSVMDSIATLRYTDATETVLPKSDIEEGQIFAKVDGLLQFVHEEIPFSDFDIEPLIPQKFSTSGPSLAVADANGDGLDDIFIGGSHDFSGQLHTQTMDGKFIANTLGMDAEHEDVGSLWFDADNDGDNDLYVVSGGSEFSLMKPGYYQDRLYLNDGQGNLSLSVDALPNINTSGSCVVASDYDQDGDLDLFVGGMVVPGSYGVSPKSYVLENNQGKFSDVTLIKLGEQQLGMVSSALWTDVNNDGRTDLMVVGKWMSITIYLNKKGSFEKIELPISTGWWNSINGGDFDNDGDTDYIIGNHGTNSVYSATEEYPMELYVGDFDRDGKIDPLISQYSLSPEGDFKSYPLASRDLLAEQMVSVKSTYKNYRSYADLEIKDLLLNSMEENPIKKEVRQLKSIYVENLGEGKFKLKELPKEAQWAPVMGTNITDLDQDGSLDAVLVGNFYDYEVGYGQNDAFLGLVLKGDGKGNFVPMDHKATGFLIHGNARALVKVVGQDKEFLVSSLNKDSIQVHKTRKGSGNKIEVPAHAQSGIITLENGIKRKIEFYYGEGYLSQSTKKVVLPKNAQIKFKTNKE, from the coding sequence ATGAAAAAAAGGAAGGTAATATTTGGAATTTGGTCTTTTCCGCTATTGATATTAATGGTCTCTTGTCAGAAGACTGTTGATCAAGGGGAATACCTTTTTGAGCCGGTTGCTGCCGAGGCTTCCGGAATCCATTTTTCCAATGATCTTCCTTTGGATGATGATTTGAATATCCTTAACTATATCTACTATTTCAATGGCGGTGGTGTTGCAGTGGGAGATATAGATAACGATGGATGGGATGATCTTTTTTTTACCGGAAACCAAGTTTCCAATCAATTGTACCTTAATCAAGGCGGGTTAAAGTTTAAGGATATTACCAAGGAATCCGGTCTGGCGTCTAAAGGGTGGTCTTCTGGTGTTAGCATGGTGGATATTAATACAGATGGTTGGTTGGACATATATGTGTGCAGATCCGGGCATTTAGATCCTGACCAACGTAAGAACCTGCTCTATATTAACCAAAAGGATGGAACCTTTGTTGAAATGTCCCAGGAATATGGTTTGGCAGACCCTGCTTATTCCACACAAGCAGCCTTTTTCGATTATGATCTGGACGGTGATCTAGATATGTATTTACTCAACCATATGCACCAAATGACAGGAATGAACAATCCTGTACCAAGAAAACTGAACGGTGAATCTGAAAGTACCGACAAACTATACAGAAACGATGGTGTGGGGTCATTAGGGCATCCAACGTTTACAGAGGTTTCCCAAGAAGCAGGTATTATTGTCGAGGGATTTGGTCTTGGTGTTGGGATAAGTGATCTTAATCATGATGGGTATCCAGACATCTATGTGTCCAACGATTTTATTTCCAATGATATTCTCTATATCAATCAAGCTGATGGAACTTTTTTAGATCGGACCAAGGCATATCTCAGCCATCAGAGCCATAATGGCATGGGGAACGATATTGCGGATATCAACAACGATGGCCTTACCGATATTTTGGTGTTGGACATGTTGCCGTCGGATAATCGCCGCAGAAAGCTAATGCTGAACAAACCCAATTATAACTTATTTGAATTCAGTAAAAGTTTGGGATATCAACCCCAATACATGAGAAACACCTTTCAATTGAACAATGGCAAGCATGCCCCGTTCAGTGAGGTGGGCCAACTTATGGGGATTAGTAGCACCGACTGGAGCTGGGGAGGGCTAATGGCGGATTATAATGGTGACGGTCTAAAGGATATGTTCATTACCACGGGCTACTTGAAAGATATGACCGATCTGGATTTTATCGTATATAGGAGAAAACAGTTCAAATTTAGGACCCGAGAGGAAGCGGACAGTATATATTTGGCCAGTATCAATAAACTACCAGAGGTTCCACTCCAAAACTACTTTTACAAGAACAATGGAAGCCTGAATTTTGAAGATACATCATTAAAATGGGCACCAGGGTCGCTAGGATTCTCTAATGGTGCGGTGTACGCAGACTTGGACAATGATGGAGATTTGGATATTGTGACTAACAATATTAATGGAAAAGCCAGTTTGCTGAAAAACAACTCACTCCAACAAGAAGATGGAAAGCGCACTGGTTTAAAGCTAAATTTTGAAGGTCCACAAACCAATCCAAATGGGATAGGGGCGAAAGTATGGGCATATGCAGATGGCAGTGTTCAATTTTTGGAAAACTATACTACTCGTGGATTTCAATCTAGTGTGGCGCCTTCACTGTATTTTGCCTTTCAAGAGCATAAAAGAAAGGACAGTCTTGTGGTAGTTTGGCCAGATGGAAAGAGAAAATCTTATGGCAATTCAGTAATGGACTCCATCGCAACACTTCGATATACCGATGCTACCGAAACAGTCTTGCCAAAAAGTGATATAGAAGAGGGGCAAATTTTCGCAAAGGTAGATGGGTTACTCCAGTTTGTGCATGAAGAAATTCCATTTTCAGATTTTGATATAGAACCACTTATTCCACAGAAATTCTCTACTAGTGGACCCTCACTTGCAGTTGCCGATGCCAATGGGGATGGTCTGGATGATATTTTCATCGGAGGCTCACATGACTTTTCCGGTCAACTTCATACACAAACCATGGACGGGAAATTTATCGCCAATACTTTGGGGATGGATGCTGAACACGAAGATGTTGGCAGTTTGTGGTTTGATGCGGACAATGATGGTGATAATGATCTCTACGTGGTCAGTGGCGGGTCGGAGTTTTCATTGATGAAACCGGGATATTATCAGGATAGATTGTATTTAAATGATGGTCAAGGAAATTTATCCTTGTCCGTTGACGCTTTGCCCAATATAAATACAAGCGGAAGCTGTGTAGTTGCTTCGGACTATGATCAGGACGGGGATCTAGATCTTTTTGTTGGGGGAATGGTAGTACCTGGAAGTTACGGGGTATCTCCCAAAAGCTATGTTTTGGAAAATAACCAAGGCAAATTCTCCGATGTAACCTTGATCAAGTTGGGTGAACAACAATTGGGTATGGTCTCCTCGGCACTTTGGACTGATGTGAACAATGATGGCCGGACCGATCTTATGGTTGTTGGAAAGTGGATGTCGATAACTATTTATCTAAATAAAAAAGGAAGCTTCGAAAAGATAGAATTGCCCATTTCAACAGGTTGGTGGAATAGTATCAATGGCGGCGATTTTGATAATGATGGGGATACGGATTACATCATTGGAAACCATGGGACGAACAGTGTTTATAGTGCAACAGAAGAATACCCGATGGAGCTATATGTAGGTGATTTTGATAGGGATGGGAAGATAGACCCACTTATTTCTCAATATAGTTTGAGTCCTGAAGGAGACTTTAAAAGTTATCCTTTGGCATCCAGGGATTTATTGGCGGAACAAATGGTTTCCGTTAAAAGTACATATAAAAACTACCGTTCCTATGCCGATCTAGAGATCAAGGATCTTCTTTTGAACAGTATGGAGGAAAACCCTATTAAGAAAGAAGTAAGACAGCTAAAGAGCATATATGTTGAGAACCTTGGAGAAGGTAAATTCAAATTAAAGGAATTACCAAAGGAAGCTCAATGGGCCCCGGTTATGGGTACCAATATTACTGATTTAGATCAAGATGGCAGTCTCGATGCGGTCCTCGTTGGAAATTTCTACGATTACGAAGTGGGTTATGGGCAGAATGATGCTTTTCTAGGGCTTGTTTTAAAAGGGGATGGCAAAGGGAACTTTGTGCCTATGGACCATAAGGCCACTGGTTTTTTAATACACGGGAATGCCAGGGCCTTGGTCAAAGTTGTGGGGCAAGACAAAGAATTTTTGGTGTCCTCACTCAACAAGGATAGTATTCAGGTTCATAAAACCCGGAAAGGATCGGGCAATAAAATAGAAGTCCCAGCTCATGCGCAATCTGGGATAATCACTTTAGAAAACGGAATAAAAAGAAAAATAGAATTCTATTACGGTGAGGGCTATCTATCACAATCCACCAAAAAGGTTGTTTTGCCCAAGAATGCCCAGATAAAATTTAAAACCAATAAAGAATAA
- a CDS encoding SusC/RagA family TonB-linked outer membrane protein, giving the protein MKNRIKGLFVIFLMLGNLLAFAQNITINGVITAEDDGFPLPGANVIVKGMSIGASANFDGEYTLEVPNEDAILIFSYQGFSSREVTVGTQRTINIALRTDVNELDEVVIIGYGSTTKKDLTGSIATIKSEDLEAVRSTTADDFVQGRVSGVLLTQTSGQPGGATSVRIRGSSSINASNEPLYVIDGFPVDNNSDNLSAGVAEGPSINALSTLSANDIASIDVLKDASATAIYGSRGANGVIIITTKRGLNGEVQINYDTYVGVSKVIQKLDVLDASQFAFYVNESRYNGSGEPRFYTDPNSFGAGTDWQDEIFRTAITKSHDLSIKGGNQDIKYAISGSYLDQEGVVIETDFKRYNFRVNLDFKATEKLSIENSLSLNKTDFNTARTETTGGTEVASSAITGAYQFNPLLPVFDPEGNYTKGNFIVQNDGTFVNDVNNIQEQIPNFPSPVAYQNLSESQGKATRILDNLAIKWDFAEKFQLKTTLGVDMNISEQFYFRTEEIDFGNTPGAFAAQAKNTATSYLAETTVTYTNTFSNRHRLNALVGASWQDFNIETLSGNALGFPTENFGSNNLGLGLNPGVNSNIIESRLISYFGRVNYILDNKYIFTVTSRVDGSSKFGDGNKYGFFPSGAFAWNVSEEEFLQDSGLYLKLRLGYGIIGNESIAPYSSQSTFKPTYHSFNDNAVVGQLPSTPANSALKWERTEQYNVGLDLGFFNDRLGLTIDAYQKNTDDLLLNLQVPSQTGYIQSVVNAGSVRNQGVELGINAQLFQGGFNWDVNLTGAYNKNKILDLAGLDNIPTGFGILGITNWQLLEEGGEIGAFYGYVSDGIIQLDDDPATTPTFATDTFTPGERKYKDLNGDGVIDADNDRTFIGNPIPEYTFGINNTITWNNWDLNVFMQGVYGNEIANFNRINLENLNGQGNVLLEAFSNRWTPENPSNTYTRAADGPRNIVFSDNYVEDGSYLRLKSATLGYSISSKFLSKMNINKLRLYATGKNLFTITNYSGVDPEVSFGGQNNNLSAGADFGGYPTSRTYLLGLNINF; this is encoded by the coding sequence ATGAAAAATAGAATAAAAGGCCTTTTTGTCATTTTTTTGATGCTAGGCAATCTACTTGCCTTTGCACAAAATATAACCATAAATGGGGTAATCACGGCAGAGGATGATGGTTTTCCGCTACCAGGTGCAAATGTGATAGTGAAAGGAATGTCCATTGGGGCATCGGCAAATTTTGATGGGGAGTATACCCTTGAGGTTCCCAATGAGGATGCAATCTTGATTTTTAGTTATCAAGGGTTCAGTTCCCGAGAAGTTACAGTGGGTACACAGCGAACCATCAACATAGCGTTAAGAACAGATGTGAACGAATTGGATGAGGTAGTGATAATAGGTTATGGAAGTACGACCAAGAAGGACCTTACCGGATCTATTGCCACTATAAAGTCGGAAGACCTTGAGGCCGTTCGCTCCACTACGGCAGATGATTTTGTCCAAGGTAGGGTTTCCGGTGTGTTGTTAACACAAACCTCAGGTCAGCCGGGAGGAGCTACTTCCGTACGAATACGGGGCAGTAGTTCCATAAACGCAAGTAACGAGCCCTTGTACGTAATAGATGGTTTTCCGGTAGATAACAACAGCGATAACCTTTCTGCTGGTGTGGCAGAAGGCCCATCCATTAATGCCTTATCTACCTTAAGTGCAAACGATATAGCATCCATCGATGTGTTGAAAGATGCATCTGCTACCGCTATTTATGGGTCTCGGGGCGCCAATGGTGTAATTATCATTACTACCAAACGCGGGTTAAATGGGGAAGTTCAAATCAATTATGATACCTATGTTGGAGTAAGTAAGGTTATTCAGAAATTGGATGTATTGGATGCCTCACAGTTTGCGTTTTATGTAAATGAATCCAGGTACAATGGTTCCGGTGAGCCAAGATTTTATACAGATCCAAATTCTTTTGGAGCGGGTACAGATTGGCAAGATGAGATTTTTAGGACAGCCATAACCAAAAGTCATGACCTTTCCATAAAAGGTGGTAATCAAGACATTAAGTACGCTATTTCCGGATCATATTTAGATCAGGAAGGCGTAGTTATCGAAACCGACTTTAAGCGTTACAATTTTAGGGTAAACCTCGATTTTAAAGCTACAGAAAAGCTTTCCATAGAGAACTCTTTGAGTTTGAACAAGACGGATTTCAATACGGCCAGGACAGAAACGACAGGAGGCACAGAAGTTGCAAGTAGTGCTATAACTGGGGCATACCAGTTTAATCCGTTGTTACCTGTTTTTGATCCTGAAGGAAATTATACCAAAGGTAATTTTATTGTGCAGAATGATGGAACCTTTGTAAACGATGTAAACAATATTCAAGAACAAATTCCAAATTTTCCAAGTCCGGTGGCCTATCAAAATTTATCGGAAAGCCAGGGTAAGGCAACAAGGATATTGGACAATTTGGCCATTAAATGGGATTTTGCAGAGAAATTCCAGTTGAAGACAACACTTGGGGTGGATATGAATATCAGTGAGCAATTTTACTTTAGGACAGAGGAAATAGACTTTGGGAATACGCCAGGAGCTTTTGCTGCTCAGGCCAAGAACACGGCTACAAGTTATTTGGCGGAAACTACCGTAACCTATACCAACACATTTAGTAACAGGCATCGGTTGAACGCTTTGGTCGGGGCATCATGGCAAGATTTTAACATAGAGACCCTTTCTGGCAATGCTTTGGGTTTCCCAACGGAGAATTTTGGTTCCAATAATTTGGGACTTGGCCTAAATCCTGGAGTAAATTCCAATATTATAGAATCACGATTGATTTCTTACTTCGGTAGGGTAAACTATATTTTGGACAACAAATATATTTTTACCGTTACTTCCCGAGTAGACGGCTCATCAAAGTTTGGCGATGGAAACAAGTATGGCTTTTTTCCTTCTGGAGCATTCGCTTGGAATGTTTCGGAAGAAGAGTTTCTTCAAGACTCGGGCCTCTATCTTAAGTTGCGCTTAGGCTATGGTATAATAGGAAATGAGTCGATCGCACCATATTCCTCCCAATCAACATTTAAACCTACGTACCATTCTTTTAACGACAATGCGGTAGTGGGACAATTACCCAGTACTCCGGCCAATAGTGCTCTCAAATGGGAGCGTACCGAACAATACAATGTTGGATTGGACCTTGGTTTCTTTAATGACCGGTTGGGACTTACCATCGATGCTTACCAGAAGAATACGGACGATTTGTTGTTGAACCTGCAAGTGCCTTCACAAACTGGGTATATTCAAAGTGTGGTCAATGCCGGTAGTGTTCGTAACCAAGGGGTTGAATTGGGCATCAATGCACAATTGTTCCAAGGTGGATTTAATTGGGATGTAAACCTAACAGGGGCATATAACAAAAACAAAATACTGGACCTGGCCGGTTTGGACAATATTCCCACAGGTTTTGGGATTTTGGGGATAACCAATTGGCAGTTGCTCGAAGAGGGTGGTGAAATCGGGGCGTTTTACGGCTATGTTTCTGATGGAATAATACAATTGGACGATGACCCCGCGACCACTCCGACCTTTGCGACAGATACATTTACTCCAGGAGAACGTAAATATAAGGACCTGAACGGGGATGGGGTAATCGATGCCGATAACGACAGAACGTTTATCGGAAACCCTATACCGGAATATACTTTTGGTATCAACAACACGATTACATGGAATAATTGGGACCTTAACGTATTTATGCAAGGAGTATATGGTAACGAGATAGCCAACTTTAATAGGATAAACCTGGAAAACCTAAATGGACAGGGAAATGTTTTGTTGGAAGCATTTTCCAATAGATGGACACCGGAAAATCCAAGCAATACCTATACTAGGGCCGCGGATGGTCCCAGAAACATTGTGTTTTCCGATAATTATGTTGAGGATGGTTCCTATTTAAGGCTAAAATCCGCCACTTTGGGATATTCCATATCAAGTAAGTTCCTGTCCAAAATGAACATAAATAAACTCCGACTCTATGCTACAGGGAAAAACTTGTTCACCATCACCAATTATAGTGGGGTCGATCCCGAAGTAAGTTTTGGAGGTCAGAACAATAATCTGAGTGCCGGTGCGGACTTCGGCGGGTATCCAACATCTAGAACGTATCTATTGGGCCTTAACATAAACTTTTAA